The Myxocyprinus asiaticus isolate MX2 ecotype Aquarium Trade chromosome 6, UBuf_Myxa_2, whole genome shotgun sequence region tctctctctctctctctctctctctcgctctctttctctttcttgtcTCTCTCAGGGTCGCTGTTCCAGAGAGAACTGTAAGTACCTGCACCCTCCTCCTCACCTGAAGACACAGCTGGAGATAAACGGCCGTAACAATCTGATCCAGCAGAAGAACATGGCAATGCTCGCCCAGCAGATGCAGCTAGCCAATGCCATCATGCCAGGAAGTCAGCTTCAGCCAATGGTGAGGCTCGATTCTTGTTAAAGGCATATAAGCTTTTTCTCTAAACATTATTCCATTGTTTGTTTAATAATCTTTTATACTTGTTTGAAATATACTTATTATACACTATGACCCCCAAGTAgttggcttaagtgtccaaatactttttgtcttaattttgaactgttttgacattttatatatatatatatatatatatatatatatatacacacacatacatatatataaccaaacatgtttttatttatgaaatgtattgtttgaaatgtgtgctatctttctttaaaataaatgcaacttggtttgattttttgttatctaaagcagtgtttcccaagcTTTTATGCCgtaagtacccccacagcaccatcagtaaggctcaagtaccccttcatcgacGCAAATCCAAAGATATGTACCAAAGGATAAATATTATTTAACCGtatcattaatattgtaatatcccTTATGTACAAAATGAAAAGAGGAAGTTGCCAGTTATAACAATTAGAACagactaatgctgttaattatacagcaaCATATGTTTAAATGTGTCTTAAGGATGTATAAATGTGTAGGTGGGTTGGGATAAAATGTGGGTAACTACACTTAATGTTacagctttttttaattattgctacagctgactgatcaaacaTGATCAAACAATAGGATATTCTTACATTACAGTATCACGTGGTAAATTCCACAGTGTAATTATATGGTAATAGAatagtactatggtattaccatctgaaacCTTGACTACGAGGGTATTTGATAATTGTCATAACAATGAATATTCCTTTGACCTATttgaaataagtacattttatatacataaCGCTTAGTttaatgtgttttatgttttttgtttttttttctgtttgttggtGCAGCCTATGTTTTCGGTCACGCCAAGCCTTGCAACCAACGCCAGTGCAGCTGCTGCAGCAGCCGCTGCGGCCGCGTTTAATCCGTACCTGGGCCCGGTGTCACCCGGGCTAATGCCTGCAGAGATCTTACCCAGTGGGCCTATGCTAATGGCGGGCAGCCCTGGGATGGCATCTGTACCCTCTGCTGCCAACGCTGCAGCTGCTGCTGCCTCAGCTGCGGCCGCCCAGAAACTCCTCAGAACAGACCGTCTGGAGGTATGAGGTCATCACAGAGTaccatgacatcatcacacaCTGAGACAGCAACCCCACTGTTTTGGGGTCTTTACAGAACTGTTCTGTTGTGCATACATCATAAAAGTTTATGAACATATGTCCAGATATGAACAATGTAAACTTTTACAATGTAAACGTTGCTTTCTGTCTCTCCCAAtatgtctctttctttctcacacacacatgcacatatgtataCTAGACTAAATGTTGAACTTACTGCATGCTAGCAGGGTTAGAGCTGCAGTGGATAGTTTGTTAGGATTAAAGATTGTAGAGGCTGCTGCCCCCTGCTGACAACTGGATGAAAAAACACATTACATTTCCCGTTAAAGAATGTGTTTTAATAACgattatgttcagaatggaaacACAGCATAGCAGTACTGGATAATGCATACATAGTATGTGGAaaaagtatgcagtatgcaacgataaacatttcaaacagtagtacgaAACATTTCTTTAACATGATGAGCTTATTATGTTTTACTTGTAATTCATCATGTGGTAGTGGATTTTTTGCAGTCTGCGAACTATCGGCAGTCTGGCAAATAGCGAGTCAAGAAACCGATGTTAAAAATCATGGTTGATGTCCTTCAAATTGGTAATGGAAGTTCATGTTGAGGGCATTGCATTGTGTGATATATGTTCATACTAAGTAAAGTACATAACAGCATATGAGTTACTTTCAAAAATAGTCGGTAgcatgctattccgaacataccTGATAGAGCGGAATGAAATTCCCttcatttttccataggggaattgattataaacaataacttataaacctttaacctcctgagacccgagcgtgactgctgtgtgcattttccatttccctttttgatttgtaactagtagcacctaataaacaagcaaatttttcctaaatatttatgtccacgtatgtggacagcgagactatgttgtgaaattttaaataacactaagctatagaaagtctgattttttttcatcaaattgtttattatgtttccagaagtgttggttattcatgtttttgagatgttacagacattacatcagaaagtagcataattaattctgattcaaagtaatggcctgCATCATCCAATcagtgccaaccatgttaaaataaaatgtgcattataaaattctgatatgtactgattaccattgcccaatgtctgccaaacatgttgagtggtccaaacatcatttgATTTTAGgactgaatgcacttagctgcatagaaagctataggatgctcccttgcccCCTTGatcactatttagtgaatgacttgctgtctgtctgcactggtctcagaacagttcaaaatgcaccttattttcatcctaactccatataaatgtttcagcttttggataaacccatttattctcaatgtgaaaatgcacagtaaatatataggaatacatttactaattttaatgaatagaatcgtattgcacagagatgtaaatgtacaaaatgtatattaaaatgcagCTAAATTACCCACAAATGttttagagttgaaagttattcaaaataactagtTCTACCTTTGAGGAAATTTAGTTccagtgtccacatatgtagacataATGTTTGTTAGCGTGCTGACGCgcgaaaaataaacagatttttaaagcggcatatcaaacgaaactagagacgctactctttacaaccagacaggttttatttaaaaaacgtaaatatatttcttaccagaggcgcTTTTGTTGAAATCAACGGCATGCTGTTGTCACATGAATCGGTGCGGCAGTActtatccctttaaatgacagtctagagtctcgtgaacagtattcagtcggtttttattcatttaaattatgtgttgcttaTAGCGAATCTAAAATAGCGAGTCCTCGCATGAGGCcgcggggtcgcatgaggttaaagacagacctactgtgtggttgttaatcgatggtatgtgCTTCTCTGGAAGCCACAAGTCCGTGTAATTTCAAAGTAGTCTAAATAAATTGCGTAATGTATAGTAATCGTAGAATTTGCAATGAATAACaaactacccatgatcctgctaagaaagatccaccaatcggaGAATCACGGCagacaaagtgcaccaaaagagctctgtagtaaatgcccacttccatgatgcaatCAAGTCCATCTCCCTAACCTCTCGAACTATTTATAGATTTGTAAATGTCTGTATTTTTTGCTATAACCTTTAAACATAgtgtttaaagtgtttaaatagttttatatttatgtcattcacagtgcctCTTGGAATGTGTGCATGCCCTTATGAAAAACATTAAGTAcatagacttttacatttttatctttaCAATTGAGTCTTTTTAtctaattttcaaatactttattgCTTCAAATTTGTAATGCTGTGGTTCACCTCTGAGCAGAAAGTTTGGTTCATGTCTTAGAACTCATTTTTCGAGGATTTTTTGAAATCTCTATGAAAaaagtgaatgggaaaaatacttccagaaccaagatgaaTGAAAAAGTGTGCAGGGACTGTTGCGCTTTATAACACACTTTAAGGAGACACgttgaaattacttaaaaatctttgtataaaaGCCAAAGGTTTTCACAAATCTTAATGCTCCCAACATTTACTGCACGACTTCAGCAAATCCTCAATGTTTAAATCAGTGTTTGTGATATATTGTTTGTGTGGATTCTCAGGTGTGTCGGGAATACCAGCGTGGTAACTGCTCCCGTGGAGAGACGGACTGCAGGTTTGCCCACCCTTCTGACAGCACAATGATTGACCCCAATGATAACACAGTGACAGTGTGTATGGATTACATAAAAGGCCGCTGCTCCCGAGACAAGTGCAAATACTTCCACCCCCCTGCACACCTGCAGGCCAAGATCAAAGCGGCCCAACACCAGGTCAATCAGGCCACAGCCGCTGCTGCCATGGTGAGCACAGTCTCTAATGTACAGCACACtatacacacacgcaaacacacatagttataaaataatatatacatatatatatatatatatatatatatatatatatatatatatatatatatatatatatctcattaaTCAGTTTTATAGATTTTAAGGatatatgttaaaaaataacatttaaaaaaaaaatgatttaatgaaaatgttttaagaacTAAACATTTTGCCAGCTATGTCAAACAATGTTTCTTAACATAAACATTTATGGGCACAATGTATCTTTCTTTGACAGTTCATACAGTATGTCAGGTCTATAGTAAATGCAGGTACAGGGTATTATGTACCTCATGATTATGAAAAGTTGTTGCCATtcccatttaaaggtgcacttagtaactttttccactgtaaaaattgttttactcctaaataaataaataaatggcacttTTGAGAAATCTGTTTAAAATGGTGCGCTCTCAAATTTCAGACATTGGGACATTTTAACTGTCATAGAATCCCataactatacctacatttttgcacaattatttttttgcgGCTCGTTATACGTATggcagcagttttctggtgaaacaAACACTACAGGCGTTACaacaacaattacatttattcacattcacacaaatcacatatAAATGGcacattatcagtttataaacacttacttttcgccctgttcctcatacaacgcaatcttatgacatcttaactttgttttttttagaatttaCGTGAAACAGCTCGTAATTCTAAGATGAAACGTACGATCGTTTTTATTATCTACAATGCTTTTAGGAAATGAGGCCCAAACTGGTCAAAAACCCGTATTTACTGGCTAATGGAAACCCTGCTAAAAAATAGGGTATTTCTGCAATTGCATCTGTAATCGAAAACTTTGCTTTGGCACAGTGCATTCGTATCAGCcaacaaaaaataaaccaaaaatgactgagtgcacctttaaagtatatATTTGTAACTTCATCTTCCTCATCCTGTCCAGCGGAGGGCAGTGTCATAATTATTACTATGTAATAGACAAGTTGATCATGTATAGGTCATTTCTGTACAGTAAAACTGTATGTTTGCAATACAGCGCAATGTTATCCACTCTTGATAAAGACAGATAAATGTGGACATAATACAACTGTACCCTTTAATGTTACGATAATTGATGTCCTTGTAAATTTAATCTCAATACAGACTTTTCTATAACACAAAGGACTATATTCTGCATGCCTTAGGTCTGATATCCCCCTGTATACTGCATTCcaatgatttgtttttatttgtttttttctcacctACCCAAAATGCACTGCTGCCCCCATGATGCACCTCTGCTTGCTGTTTATGTTAATGCGCTTGAACCCCATTGGCCCATTGCCATCATGTGCTCGCTGCCTGCTAATTAAGACTCAGTCGGCTGTCAAATCACTGAAGCGACCCCTCGAAGCCACCTTTGACCTGGTACTATGACCTTTCACCTTTTTGCTTGGCATGTTGCTTTATTGTAGTGTCTTAACAAAAAGATAATTTGCAAGCATAGTCCTTTGTTATCTGTTTATTTAATGGCTGTATGTTGTTGTTTTGCTACGTTATCATGGCG contains the following coding sequences:
- the LOC127442071 gene encoding muscleblind-like protein 1 isoform X4 codes for the protein MAMNMAHMRDTKWLTLEVCREFQRGTCSRSDAECKFAHPAKSCQVENGRVIACFDSLKGRCSRENCKYLHPPPHLKTQLEINGRNNLIQQKNMAMLAQQMQLANAIMPGSQLQPMPMFSVTPSLATNASAAAAAAAAAAFNPYLGPVSPGLMPAEILPSGPMLMAGSPGMASVPSAANAAAAAASAAAAQKLLRTDRLEVCREYQRGNCSRGETDCRFAHPSDSTMIDPNDNTVTVCMDYIKGRCSRDKCKYFHPPAHLQAKIKAAQHQVNQATAAAAMTQSAVKSLKRPLEATFDLGIPHSVMPPLPKRPALEKANGATSMFSTGMLQYQQALANMQFQQQAAFIPSGSILCMTPAASMVPMMHGASPAVVSAATTSATSVPFTSATANQDFMQVWNDMRDSSLSKLTTNEYMQLIPIISAEHLTSHKYLTQM
- the LOC127442071 gene encoding muscleblind-like protein 1 isoform X3 yields the protein MAMNMAHMRDTKWLTLEVCREFQRGTCSRSDAECKFAHPAKSCQVENGRVIACFDSLKGRCSRENCKYLHPPPHLKTQLEINGRNNLIQQKNMAMLAQQMQLANAIMPGSQLQPMQCFPSFYAPMFSVTPSLATNASAAAAAAAAAAFNPYLGPVSPGLMPAEILPSGPMLMAGSPGMASVPSAANAAAAAASAAAAQKLLRTDRLEVCREYQRGNCSRGETDCRFAHPSDSTMIDPNDNTVTVCMDYIKGRCSRDKCKYFHPPAHLQAKIKAAQHQVNQATAAAAMTQSAVKSLKRPLEATFDLGIPHSVMPPLPKRPALEKANGATSMFSTGMLQYQQALANMQFQQQAAFIPSGSILCMTPAASMVPMMHGASPAVVSAATTSATSVPFTSATANQDFMQVWNDMRLTTNEYMQLIPIISAEHLTSHKYLTQM
- the LOC127442071 gene encoding muscleblind-like protein 1 isoform X15, which gives rise to MAMNMAHMRDTKWLTLEVCREFQRGTCSRSDAECKFAHPAKSCQVENGRVIACFDSLKGRCSRENCKYLHPPPHLKTQLEINGRNNLIQQKNMAMLAQQMQLANAIMPGSQLQPMQCFPSFYAPMFSVTPSLATNASAAAAAAAAAAFNPYLGPVSPGLMPAEILPSGPMLMAGSPGMASVPSAANAAAAAASAAAAQKLLRTDRLEVCREYQRGNCSRGETDCRFAHPSDSTMIDPNDNTVTVCMDYIKGRCSRDKCKYFHPPAHLQAKIKAAQHQVNQATAAAAMGIPHSVMPPLPKRPALEKANGATSMFSTGMLQYQQALANMQFQQQAAFIPSVPMMHGASPAVVSAATTSATSVPFTSATANQDFMQVWNDMRDSSLSKLTTNEYMQLIPIISAEHLTSHKYLTQM